The Gracilimonas sp. genome includes a region encoding these proteins:
- a CDS encoding SRPBCC family protein, giving the protein MNNKKGVFIEPGTVRFERLLPGPADRVWEYLTRSELKAKWLSAGDVETEVGGKVTHEFNHTRLSPEEDSWPEKYKDLKDGDTSHGVVTQCKPPHLLSYTWAEGDGTGSEVTFELFPEGEKVRLVLTHRQLPDEKEVQLGVGAGWHTHLGILIDLLEGNTPQGFWKVHMPLEKEYEKLLS; this is encoded by the coding sequence ATGAACAATAAGAAAGGTGTATTTATCGAACCGGGAACTGTACGTTTTGAACGGCTGTTGCCCGGCCCTGCTGATCGAGTTTGGGAATATCTAACCAGGTCTGAATTGAAAGCAAAGTGGTTGTCGGCCGGTGATGTGGAGACAGAGGTAGGTGGGAAAGTTACCCATGAATTCAATCATACACGGTTATCTCCGGAGGAAGATTCGTGGCCGGAAAAGTATAAAGATCTCAAAGACGGAGATACTTCTCATGGTGTGGTGACACAATGTAAACCGCCTCATTTATTAAGTTATACCTGGGCTGAAGGTGATGGTACCGGCTCTGAGGTTACTTTTGAACTTTTCCCGGAAGGTGAAAAAGTGAGACTGGTTTTGACGCACCGGCAATTACCGGATGAAAAAGAAGTGCAACTGGGCGTGGGCGCAGGCTGGCATACACACCTTGGAATTTTGATAGATTTACTGGAGGGAAATACCCCTCAGGGATTCTGGAAAGTCCATATGCCTTTGGAAAAAGAGTATGAAAAGTTACTGTCCTGA
- a CDS encoding metalloregulator ArsR/SmtB family transcription factor → MSQDVFQAIADPTRRQIIDLLAGQSLPVNDVAEKFDMSRPAVSKHLKILNECGLVVIKQQGRKRFCRADTRKLQDVMEWTQRYRKFWNKKLDTLEALLNDIDETSS, encoded by the coding sequence ATGTCACAGGATGTTTTCCAGGCCATTGCTGATCCAACCCGCAGGCAAATCATAGACTTGCTTGCCGGTCAGTCGCTCCCCGTAAACGATGTAGCCGAGAAGTTTGATATGAGCCGCCCTGCCGTATCCAAACATTTGAAAATTTTGAATGAATGCGGTTTAGTGGTAATCAAACAACAGGGGCGCAAACGCTTTTGCAGAGCCGACACCCGAAAGCTGCAGGATGTGATGGAATGGACACAACGCTACCGCAAGTTCTGGAATAAAAAACTGGATACCCTGGAAGCCCTGCTGAACGACATCGATGAAACCTCAAGTTAA
- a CDS encoding amidohydrolase family protein yields the protein MKFRHIIFTFFISLLISSSGFAQRTIIHAGTLIDGVSDEARSEVSIIIEDNKIIAVENGYVSGNRNDEVVDLKSKTVMPGLIDLHVHLESETSPQKYLEPFTFDDADKAFRSVQYAKRTLMAGFTTVRELGGSGVNIALRDAIKGGYVDGPRIITVGKSLATTGGHADPTNGWKKDLMGSPDPIDGVLNGVAEAREAVRQRYKNGADHIKITATGGVLSVAKSGDAPQFFMDELTAIVETANEYGMHVAAHAHGAEGMKRAVEAGVRTIEHGTKMTPEVMDLMIEKGTYYVPTISAGKWVAEKAKVDGYYPELVVPKALEIGPMIQNTFADAYKRGVKIAFGTDAGVFPHGLNGKEFKYMTEVGMPAMEAIQSATMTAATVLGMEAEIGSIETGKLADIVATDKNPLEDVTTMERVSFVMKDGVIYE from the coding sequence ATGAAATTCCGCCATATTATTTTCACATTCTTCATTTCACTTCTGATTTCTTCTTCTGGATTTGCTCAACGAACTATCATCCATGCGGGTACACTCATAGACGGAGTTTCGGATGAAGCCCGGAGTGAGGTCAGCATCATTATTGAAGACAACAAGATTATTGCAGTTGAAAACGGATATGTTTCCGGGAACAGAAATGATGAGGTGGTGGATCTGAAATCCAAAACCGTAATGCCGGGACTCATCGACCTGCACGTTCACCTTGAAAGTGAAACTAGTCCTCAAAAGTATTTAGAACCCTTCACCTTCGATGATGCCGATAAAGCCTTTCGCTCGGTTCAGTACGCCAAAAGAACGCTAATGGCAGGATTCACGACCGTACGGGAACTCGGTGGCTCGGGCGTAAACATTGCGCTTCGGGATGCCATTAAAGGAGGATATGTGGATGGCCCGCGTATCATCACAGTAGGAAAATCACTCGCAACTACCGGGGGACATGCCGACCCTACCAACGGCTGGAAAAAAGACCTGATGGGAAGTCCGGACCCGATTGATGGAGTACTGAATGGTGTGGCAGAAGCCCGCGAAGCCGTTCGTCAGCGATACAAGAACGGTGCGGATCATATCAAGATTACAGCGACCGGTGGAGTCTTGAGTGTGGCTAAATCCGGAGATGCTCCTCAGTTTTTCATGGACGAACTGACTGCTATTGTTGAAACAGCTAACGAGTATGGAATGCACGTGGCTGCCCATGCCCATGGAGCTGAAGGTATGAAACGAGCGGTTGAAGCCGGAGTACGTACTATAGAGCACGGAACCAAGATGACTCCCGAAGTCATGGACTTGATGATTGAAAAAGGAACCTATTACGTCCCCACTATTTCAGCCGGAAAATGGGTCGCCGAGAAAGCAAAGGTTGATGGATACTATCCTGAATTGGTAGTGCCTAAAGCCCTTGAAATCGGCCCGATGATACAAAACACCTTCGCTGATGCCTACAAACGCGGGGTAAAAATTGCTTTCGGTACCGATGCCGGAGTTTTCCCACACGGTCTGAATGGAAAGGAATTCAAATACATGACCGAGGTTGGGATGCCCGCTATGGAAGCCATTCAAAGTGCTACTATGACAGCGGCTACCGTTCTGGGAATGGAAGCTGAAATCGGCTCTATTGAAACCGGTAAACTGGCTGATATTGTTGCTACCGATAAAAACCCACTCGAAGATGTAACAACTATGGAGCGAGTTTCTTTTGTGATGAAAGATGGTGTGATTTATGAATGA
- a CDS encoding calcium/sodium antiporter: MTVLLFIIGLVTLIVGAELFLKSVDKFGLAWSVSPVVMGLTVVAFATGAPELAISLQAAAEGKPDLVLGNILGSNIANILLILGIAGLVKPLRITNRIIKVDVPVVIGASILLYVLAMDGLLTPVDGLIIFGALVAYSIFMYSQIKKDRRNNKLNKEEQPDLDEPVTTLFYGKYIFLLLAGLVLIVMGSRWMVESAVEIAGILGISELIIGLTIVSIGTSLPEVATSLSAVRRDDSDTAVANVMGSNLYNILLTLSLTIIVAPGALDVSMDAIRLDLPFMVIVAVACLPLFWPAKELGRPEAVGFLFYYAAYMAYLVLIAMQNPYKETMEWAMIWIIIPLTVLLIVVKFITDYRKRAL, translated from the coding sequence ATGACGGTTTTATTATTCATCATAGGGTTAGTTACGCTGATTGTGGGAGCAGAATTGTTCCTGAAATCGGTAGATAAGTTTGGCTTGGCCTGGAGCGTATCTCCGGTTGTAATGGGGTTGACGGTCGTAGCTTTTGCAACCGGCGCCCCTGAGCTGGCCATCAGTTTACAAGCTGCTGCCGAAGGCAAACCGGACCTTGTTTTGGGAAATATTTTGGGCAGTAACATTGCGAACATCCTATTGATTCTTGGAATTGCAGGATTAGTGAAGCCACTCCGGATAACAAACCGGATTATCAAAGTTGATGTCCCTGTAGTTATTGGAGCCAGCATCCTGCTTTATGTTTTAGCCATGGATGGTTTACTTACCCCGGTGGATGGACTCATTATTTTCGGGGCTTTGGTTGCCTATTCTATTTTCATGTACAGCCAAATCAAAAAAGATCGCCGGAATAATAAGCTAAATAAAGAAGAACAACCGGACTTGGACGAGCCTGTAACCACACTTTTTTATGGGAAGTATATTTTTCTGCTTTTGGCAGGATTGGTACTTATTGTGATGGGCTCCCGATGGATGGTGGAGTCAGCTGTAGAAATTGCCGGTATCCTTGGTATTTCCGAGCTTATTATAGGGCTTACGATCGTTTCCATCGGTACATCACTCCCCGAAGTAGCTACTTCTCTTTCGGCTGTTAGGCGGGATGATTCTGATACGGCCGTTGCCAACGTGATGGGGAGTAACCTGTACAACATCCTGCTTACCCTGAGCCTGACCATTATTGTTGCACCCGGAGCATTAGACGTATCCATGGATGCCATCAGGCTCGACTTACCGTTTATGGTGATTGTTGCAGTGGCCTGTTTACCGCTTTTCTGGCCGGCTAAGGAATTGGGAAGGCCGGAAGCCGTCGGGTTCCTCTTTTATTACGCTGCGTACATGGCCTACCTTGTACTTATAGCTATGCAGAATCCATATAAAGAAACCATGGAGTGGGCGATGATTTGGATTATCATCCCACTTACAGTTCTGTTGATCGTTGTTAAGTTCATAACCGATTACAGGAAGAGAGCTCTTTAG
- a CDS encoding beta-N-acetylhexosaminidase, with amino-acid sequence MKKALIGALLLFTVQSLYGFQAEPTVSIIPKPVSVEYGDGLFELDRLTTIHLSEDTEEMHFLGEYLADLLYSATWMDHSISFEETRTDTNTAVFLVIDEDNEIKHPEGYMLSVTEDEVRISARETAGLFYGIQTLRQLFDPVIEHKLPSLAPNNQEWALPVVTIKDYPRFQYRGMHLDVARHFFPTDFVKKYIDLLAMHKMNRFHWHLTEDQGWRIEIKKYPKLTEIGAWRDSTLIGRYGTGIYDNVRYGGFYTQEEIREVVAYAEKRNITIIPEIEMPGHSSAALAAYPQFGCFEKEYHVQPTWGIFEDIYCPKEETFEFLEDVLTEVMELFPSTYIHIGGDEAPKKQWEESPIAQEVIKREGLKDEHELQSYFISRIEKFLNEHGRQIIGWDEILEGGLAPRATVMSWRGEKGGIEAAKMSHDVIMTPWGSNYYDHYQAEPKTEPLAIGGFTTLKDVYFYEPIPEELSAEEAKYVLGAQGNVWTEYMHSGDKVEYMAYPRAAALSEVLWTPVENKNWLEFWSRLQTHFERLDILEVNYAPHYKR; translated from the coding sequence ATGAAAAAGGCATTAATTGGCGCTCTTCTCCTATTTACCGTTCAATCCTTATACGGGTTCCAGGCAGAGCCAACCGTTTCCATCATTCCCAAACCTGTTTCAGTGGAATACGGAGACGGACTTTTTGAACTGGACAGACTTACCACCATTCATCTCTCCGAAGACACCGAAGAAATGCATTTTCTGGGCGAGTATCTGGCTGATTTACTTTACTCGGCTACCTGGATGGATCATTCCATCTCTTTTGAGGAAACCCGAACCGATACGAATACGGCTGTTTTCCTGGTCATAGACGAGGATAATGAGATTAAGCACCCGGAAGGATATATGCTGTCGGTTACGGAAGATGAGGTCAGAATTTCAGCTCGGGAAACCGCTGGTCTTTTTTATGGCATACAGACTCTTCGCCAGCTTTTTGATCCTGTTATAGAACATAAACTCCCTTCGCTGGCTCCTAACAATCAGGAGTGGGCACTGCCGGTTGTTACCATTAAAGATTATCCCCGGTTTCAGTATAGAGGTATGCACCTGGATGTAGCCCGCCACTTCTTCCCCACCGATTTTGTAAAGAAATACATCGACCTGCTGGCCATGCATAAAATGAACCGCTTTCACTGGCACCTGACCGAAGACCAGGGCTGGCGGATCGAAATCAAGAAATATCCCAAACTGACCGAAATTGGTGCCTGGAGGGATTCAACCCTGATTGGCCGATACGGAACAGGTATTTATGATAATGTGCGATATGGTGGATTTTACACCCAGGAAGAAATCAGGGAAGTTGTTGCCTACGCTGAGAAACGAAATATCACCATTATCCCGGAAATAGAAATGCCGGGACATTCTTCAGCGGCATTAGCGGCTTATCCTCAGTTTGGGTGTTTTGAAAAAGAATATCACGTGCAACCTACCTGGGGAATTTTTGAAGATATTTATTGCCCCAAAGAAGAAACTTTTGAATTCCTGGAGGACGTATTAACTGAAGTGATGGAGTTATTCCCAAGCACCTACATTCACATTGGCGGAGATGAAGCTCCCAAAAAACAATGGGAAGAAAGCCCGATTGCACAGGAAGTAATAAAGCGGGAAGGCCTGAAAGACGAGCATGAACTTCAGAGTTATTTCATCAGCCGTATTGAGAAGTTTTTAAATGAGCACGGCCGGCAGATTATTGGCTGGGATGAAATACTGGAAGGTGGATTAGCTCCCCGTGCCACCGTAATGAGCTGGCGGGGTGAAAAGGGCGGTATCGAAGCGGCTAAAATGAGTCACGATGTCATCATGACTCCCTGGGGCTCCAACTATTATGATCATTACCAAGCCGAACCGAAAACAGAGCCACTGGCCATTGGCGGATTTACTACCCTGAAGGATGTTTATTTCTATGAACCTATTCCTGAAGAACTCTCTGCTGAAGAAGCCAAGTATGTGTTAGGAGCACAGGGGAATGTATGGACGGAATACATGCATTCCGGAGACAAGGTAGAATACATGGCTTATCCAAGGGCTGCTGCTTTATCCGAAGTGCTATGGACTCCCGTAGAAAATAAAAACTGGCTGGAATTCTGGTCGCGATTACAAACCCATTTTGAGCGGTTGGATATTTTGGAAGTTAATTACGCGCCGCATTACAAGAGGTAG